A window of the Arachis duranensis cultivar V14167 chromosome 5, aradu.V14167.gnm2.J7QH, whole genome shotgun sequence genome harbors these coding sequences:
- the LOC110281087 gene encoding histone-lysine N-methyltransferase ASHR3-like isoform X1, producing MATETINKGEFIIEHIGEVIDDALYEKRLWDMKYGGVQNFYICEIRKDFTIDATFKGNMACFLNHGCDPNCVLEKWQVDGETRVGVFASHTIEMGDPLTYDYRFVQFRPEVKYQCGAPNCRGILGVKKKIVKLDICWGWGSKHKRTSAACPAIEI from the exons ATGGCAA CTGAAACCATCAACAAAGGCGAATTCATAATTGAGCATATTGGAGAAG TAATTGATGACGCTTTATATGAAAAAAGGCTTTGGGACATGAAATATGGGGGTGTACAGAATTTTTACATATGTGAGATTCGTAAAGATTTTACTATAGATGCAACCTTCAAAGGAAATATGGCTTGCTTCTTAAACCATGGTTGTGATCCTAATTGTGTTCTCGAGAAGTG GCAAGTAGATGGTGAAACGCGAGTTGGTGTATTTGCTTCCCATACAATAGAAATGGGAGATCCCTTGACATATGATTACAG ATTTGTGCAATTTAGACCTGAGGTAAAATACCAATGTGGTGCCCCAAATTGTCGAGGGATTTTAGgggtgaaaaagaaaattgtgaAGTTAGATATTTGTTGGGGTTGGGGATCAAAGCATAAGAGAACTTCAGCTGCATGTCCTGCCATAGAAATATAA
- the LOC110281087 gene encoding histone-lysine N-methyltransferase ASHR3-like isoform X2, producing MATETINKGEFIIEHIGEVIDDALYEKRLWDMKYGGVQNFYICEIRKDFTIDATFKGNMACFLNHGCDPNCVLEKWQVDGETRVGVFASHTIEMGDPLTYDYRQTTR from the exons ATGGCAA CTGAAACCATCAACAAAGGCGAATTCATAATTGAGCATATTGGAGAAG TAATTGATGACGCTTTATATGAAAAAAGGCTTTGGGACATGAAATATGGGGGTGTACAGAATTTTTACATATGTGAGATTCGTAAAGATTTTACTATAGATGCAACCTTCAAAGGAAATATGGCTTGCTTCTTAAACCATGGTTGTGATCCTAATTGTGTTCTCGAGAAGTG GCAAGTAGATGGTGAAACGCGAGTTGGTGTATTTGCTTCCCATACAATAGAAATGGGAGATCCCTTGACATATGATTACAG ACAAACGACTAGATGA